Proteins encoded by one window of Arachis hypogaea cultivar Tifrunner chromosome 1, arahy.Tifrunner.gnm2.J5K5, whole genome shotgun sequence:
- the LOC112805742 gene encoding uncharacterized protein — protein MRREALVNNVPDDIPRDQWACFVNYRLKPSTVELCMKNKENRNKQIIPHTCGSKSNSRRRHEMHLKTGKKPSRGMMYIETHKRKDGSFVNNEALTIVEQIELNMTQSNTQFECPLMMLLVKFWGLNTLGEFIAWAWEQRLQIPLGM, from the exons ATGAGAAGAGAAGCATTGGTGAACAATGTTCCTGATGATATTCCAAGAGATCAATGGGCTTGCTTTGTCAATTATCGACTAAAACCGTCTACAGTT gagCTTTGCATGAAAAATAAGGAAAATCGAAACAAGCAAATCATTCCTCACACTTGTGGATCTAAATCCAACTCTCGGAGGCGACATGAGatg CACTTGAAAACGGGAAAGAAGCCTAGTAGAGGAATGATGTACATTGAAACACATAAGAGAAAGGATGGGTCTTTTGTAAATAACGAGGCATTAACTATAGTG gAACAAATTGAGCTGAATATGACACAGTCAAATACACAATTTGAGTGTCCCTTAATGATGCTGTTGGTAAAGTTTTGGGGCCTTAACACTCTGGGAGAGTTCATTGCATGGGCATGGGAGCAGCGCCTACAAATACCTTTAGGAATGTGA